A genomic segment from Gadus morhua chromosome 4, gadMor3.0, whole genome shotgun sequence encodes:
- the gcc1 gene encoding GRIP and coiled-coil domain-containing protein 1 has translation MEKFGMSFGGGPSKKDMFDTIESQKKQLIQYQTRFKDVVRAYKGLMKEKEALEASLKVLTVSQEVDLGHQPWDGGSPTGPASVTSDLLDDRCSMHSADSLDTAASVTSEGARGEPVGDEQEGASGGGESEGAGARGHQAEPDASGSESAVGSGSGGRGPDQLLRQHTPPPPPAATGHPQAEADRRVTQLRTQLSTLTSSLATVSQEKSRMEASFQADKRNAKQELEELQGRLEEERRQHEARARAAQEQLAESKARVITQQHERAREQDDHALMLRELQELLREERDLRQEAELRLEDARAALQESARAAERGAECEARLRESGEQREEMRRGLRAAEEERRKPDPRVEELQRELAETKGHHQQQLQHEIRKASQAEERARCQAQGEEGRVASLEERLSELSALLGSCEKAKQRDQQSLQRLRDRLLQLDTENKTLAIAASARVSAADPSVVAVLDGDDDDARLDVGALKDKMERVKKLLMLASRRSPEEEQRRTAVGEIEKLSEPEDDGGDGGEQNGTELRCQQELRQLREEFERYKLRAQVVLKNKNTKDGCQAKELEAARDQLAELKEKYINLRIHADEADARHRRDVEEREQAAAALLPAHRQELERAEAAHREGLLRLEAELQKQRERVGALLDEKDRELEKLRSVALMCGGGPGQRHGRHDADGTPEGAGEAGRVDGEEAAAAAAGGQDAALEESEIITQALKLAGTSAPTQLLLYVEQLARREAEAGALRREKRRLEDDLHQLQGRLVGNGERHEEETAELRARLDKLTRDQGREGANLEYLKNVIYRFLTLQDVSGRRQTLGAILTILHFSPQEKKAVLKLQGQTWWPVVGK, from the exons ATGGAAAAGTTTGGGATGAGCTTCGGGGGCGGCCCGAGCAAGAAAGACATGTTTGACACCATCGAGTCCCAGAAGAAGCAGCTGATCCAGTACCAGACCCGCTTCAAGGATGTGGTCCGGGCCTACAAGGGCCtgatgaaggagaaggaggccctggaGGCCAGCCTGAAGGTGCTCACCGTGTCCCAGGAGGTGGACCTGGGCCATCAGCCCTGGGACGGCGGCTCCCCGACCGGCCCGGCCTCGGTGACCTCCGACCTCCTGGACGACCGCTGCTCCATGCACAGCGCCGACAGCCTGGACACGGCCGCCAGCGTCACGAGCGAGGGCGCAAGGGGGGAGCCGGTCGGGGACGAGCAGGAAGGCGCCAGCGGCGGCGGGGAGAGCGAAGGCGCCGGCGCCCGGGGCCATCAGGCCGAGCCGGACGCCAGCGGCTCCGAGAGCGCCGTCGGCTCCGGCTCCGGCGGCCGAGGCCCGGATCAGCTCCTCCGGCAGCacacgcccccgccgccgccggcggcCACCGGCCACCCCCAGGCCGAGGCGGACCGGCGGGTGACCCAGCTGAGGACCCAGCTCAGCACCCTGACCAGCTCCCTGGCCACGGTGTCGCAGGAGAAGTCGCGGATGGAGGCCAGCTTCCAGGCGGACAAGCGCAACGCCaagcaggagctggaggagctccaGGGCCGGCTGGAGGAGGAACGGCGGCAGCACGAGGCCCGGGCCCGGGCGGCGCAGGAGCAGCTGGCCGAGAGCAAGGCCCGCGTCATCACCCAGCAGCACGAGCGCGCCCGGGAGCAGGACGACCACGCCCTCATGCTGCGCGAGCTGCAGGAGCTCCTGCGGGAGGAGCGCGACCTGCGGCAGGAGGCGGAGCTCCGGCTGGAGGACGCGCGCGCCGCGCTGCAGGAGAGCGCGCGGGCGGCGGAGCGCGGCGCCGAGTGCGAGGCGCGCCTGAGGGAGAGCGGCGAGCAGCGGGAGGAGATGCGGCGCGGCCTgcgggcggcggaggaggagcgcaGGAAGCCCGACCCCcgggtggaggagctgcagaGGGAGCTGGCCGAGACGAAGggacaccaccagcagcagctgcagcacgaGATCAGAAAG GCGTCCCAGGCGGAGGAGCGCGCCCGCTGCCAGgcccagggggaggagggccgcGTGGCCAGCCTGGAGGAGCGGCTGTCGGAACTGTCGGCGCTGCTGGGGTCCTGCGAGAAGGCCAAGCAGCGCGACCAGCAGAGCCTCCAGCGGCTGCGCGATCGCCTGCTGCAGCTGGACACGGAGAACAAGACGCTGGCCATCGCCGCGTCGGCCCGCGTCTCCGCCGCCGACCCGAGCGTCGTCGCCGTCCTTGACGGCGACGACGACGATGCCCGCCTGGACGTGGGCGCTCTGAAGGACAAGATGGAGCGGGTGAAGAAGCTGCTGATGCTGGCGTCACGCCGCAGCCCCGAGGAGGAGCAGCGGAGGACGGCGGTCGGGGAGATCGAGAAGCTGTCGGAGCCGGAGGACgacggcggcgacggcggcgaGCAGAACGGCACGGAGCTGCGCTGCCAGCAGGAGCTGCGTCAGCTGCGCGAGGAGTTTGAGCGCTACAAGCTGCGGGCGCAGGTGGTGCTGAAGAACAAGAACACCAAGGACGGCTGCCAGGCCAAGGAGCTGGAGGCCGCCCGCGACCAGCTGGCCGAGCTCAAGGAGAAGTACATCAACCTGCGGATCCACGCGGACGAGGCGGACGCCCGGCACCGGAGGGACGTGGAGGAGCGCGagcaggcggcggcggcgctgctGCCGGCCCACCGGCAGGAGCTGGAGCGCGCTGAGGCGGCGCACCGCGAGGGCCTGCTGcggctggaggcggagctgcAGAAGCAGCGGGAGCGCGTCGGCGCGCTGCTGGACGAGAAGGACCGCGAGCTGGAGAAGCTGCGGTCGGTCGCGCTGATGTGCGGCGGCGGGCCGGGCCAGCGCCACGGGCGCCACGACGCCGACGGGACcccagagggggcgggggaagcCGGAAGGGTCGACggcgaggaggcggcggcggcggcggcaggcgGACAGGACGCGGCGCTGGAGGAGAGCGAGATCATCACGCAGGCGCTGAAGCTGGCGGGCACCAGCGCGCCCACGCAGCTGCTGCTCTACGTGGAGCAGCTGGCGCGGCgggaggcggaggcgggcgCGCTGCGGCGGGAGAAGCGGCGGCTGGAGGACGACCTCCACCAGCTGCAGGGCCGGCTGGTGGGCAACGGGGAGCGGCACGAGGAGGAGACGGCGGAGCTCCGGGCGCGGCTCGACAAGCTGACGAGGGACCAGGGCCGGGAGGGCGCCAACCTGGAGTACCTGAAGAACGTCATCTACCGCTTCCTCACGCTGCAGGACGTCAGCGGCCGCCGGCAGACCCTGGGCGCCATCCTCACCATCCTGCACTTCAGCCCCCAGGAGAAGAAGGCGGTGCTGAAGCTGCAGGGGCAGACGTGGTGGCCCGTGGTGGGCAAGTAG
- the LOC115542707 gene encoding ADP-ribosylation factor 5 has protein sequence MGLTFSSLFTKLFGKKQMRILMVGLDAAGKTTILYKLKLGEIVTTIPTIGFNVETVEYKNICFTVWDVGGQDKIRPLWRHYFQNTQGLIFVVDSNDRERVAESKDELVKMLQEDELKDAVVLVFANKQDLPNAMPVNELSDKLDLHNLRTRTWQVQATCATQGTGLYEGLDWLSSELSKR, from the exons ATGGGTCTCACCTTCTCGTCGCTGTTCACGAAGCTTTTCGGCAAGAAGCAGATGAGAATACTCATGG TTGGATTGGATGCTGCTGGAAAGACCACTATACTGTATAAACTGAAGCTTGGGGAAATCGTTACCACTATCCCGACAATCG GTTTCAACGTGGAGACGGTAGAATACAAGAACATCTGCTTCACTGTGTGGGATGTCGGCGGTCAGGACAAGATCCGACCTCTGTGGCGACACTACTTCCAGAACACGCAG GGCCTCATCTTCGTTGTGGACAGCAACGACCGAGAGAGAGTTGCAGAGTCCAAAGACGAGCTCGTGAAAATG CTGCAGGAGGACGAGCTGAAGGAcgcggtggtgctggtgtttgCTAACAAACAGGACCTGCCCAACGCCATGCCCGTCAACGAACTCTCCGACAAGCTGGACCTGCATAATTTGCGCACCAGGACC TGGCAAGTCCAGGCCACCTGTGCCACCCAGGGCACGGGACTCTACGAGGGACTCGATTGGCTATCCAGCGAGCTGTCGAAGCgctag
- the lamtor4 gene encoding ragulator complex protein LAMTOR4, translating into MTTAALTQGLERIPDQLGYLVISEEGVLASAGELENDEHTAGVIMQMVRTACRFRLQGAAEPPFKRISVMLEDFVYTVTVSGQKVFVVKRQNNQHAPVTV; encoded by the exons ATG ACCACAGCCGCCCTGACCCAGGGTCTCGAGCGGATCCCCGACCAGCTGGGTTACCTGGTGATCAGTGAAGAAGGCGTCTTAGCG TCGGCCGGGGAGTTGGAGAACGACGAGCACACGGCAGGAGTCATTATGCAAATGGTGCGGACAGCATGTCGCTTCCGGTTGCAGGGCGCCGCTGAACCACCCTTCAAACGTATTTCAG TCATGCTGGAAGACTTTGTCTACACCGTGACGGTGTCGGGGCAGAAAGTGTTTGTGGTGAAGCGGCAGAACAACCAGCATGCCCCCGTGACCGTCTAG
- the atp6v1f gene encoding V-type proton ATPase subunit F, with amino-acid sequence MAGRGKLIAVIGDEDTCTGFLLGGIGELNKNRKPNFLVVEKDTSITEIEETFKSFLVRNDIGIILINQFIAEMIRHAIDGHLESIPAVLEIPSKEHPYDASKDSILRRAKGMFSAEDFR; translated from the exons ATGGCAGGACGCGGTAAATTAATCGCGGTTATCGGCGACGAGGACACTTGCACTGGGTTCCTCCTGGGAGGCATCGGCGAGCTGAACAAGAACCGTAAACCCAATTTCCTAGTGGTGGAAAAGGATACGAGTATCACGGAGATTGAAGAGACCTTCAA GAGCTTCTTGGTCCGTAATGACATCGGGATCATTCTGATCAACCAGTTTATCGCCGAAATGATCCGCCATGCGATCGACGGCCACCTGGAGTCCATCCCTGCCGTGCTAGAGATCCCGTCGAAGGAGCACCCCTACGACGCGTCCAAGGATTCTATTTTACGCAGGGCCAAAGGGATGTTTTCTGCAGAAGACTTCCGATAA
- the LOC115542704 gene encoding BUD13 homolog isoform X2 has protein sequence MYNTITSSMTPSWSVVVMWLLVGFVSGGPLTSLDLDNGPSFDPHDGNSTERNGNYTESPEDPAPPSFDPHDGNSTERNGNYTESPEDPAPPSFDRHDGNSTERNGNYTESPEDPAPVFLNTPGIGWPTRGVHSKPPSGDLIAGMMTMHYNSPEDPAPPSFDRHDGNSTERNGNYTESPEDPAPVFLNTPGIGWPTRGVHPKPASGDLIAGETTMDYYGNGKK, from the exons ATGTATAACACCATTACGAG CAGCATGACCCCTTCATGGTCTGTCGTTGTGATGTGGCTGCTGGTTGGCTTTGTCTCTGGAGGTCCTCTGACTTCGTTAGACCTCGACAACGG ACCATCATTCGACCCACATGATGGCAATAGCACCGAAAGGAATGGCAACTACACCGA GTCGCCTGAAGACCCCGCACC ACCATCATTCGACCCACATGATGGCAATAGCACCGAAAGGAATGGCAACTACACCGA GTCGCCTGAAGACCCCGCACC ACCATCATTCGACCGACATGATGGCAATAGCACCGAAAGGAATGGCAACTACACCGA GTCGCCTGAAGACCCCGCACC GGTTTTTCTGAATACACC AGGCATTGGTTGGCCAACACGCGGTGTTCATTCAAAACCGCCGTCAGGGGACCTGATTGCAGGAATGATGACGATGCATTATAATTCGCCTGAAGACCCCGCACC ACCATCATTCGACCGACATGATGGCAATAGCACCGAAAGGAATGGCAACTACACCGA GTCGCCTGAAGACCCCGCACC GGTTTTTCTGAATACACC AGGCATTGGTTGGCCAACACGCGGTGTTCATCCAAAACCGGCGTCAGGGGACCTGATTGCAGGAGAGACGACGATGGATTATTATGGGaatggcaaaaaataa
- the LOC115542704 gene encoding BUD13 homolog isoform X3 codes for MYNTITSMTPSWSVVVMWLLVGFVSGGPLTSLDLDNGPSFDPHDGNSTERNGNYTESPEDPAPPSFDPHDGNSTERNGNYTESPEDPAPPSFDRHDGNSTERNGNYTESPEDPAPVFLNTPGIGWPTRGVHSKPPSGDLIAGMMTMHYNSPEDPAPPSFDRHDGNSTERNGNYTESPEDPAPVFLNTPGIGWPTRGVHPKPASGDLIAGETTMDYYGNGKK; via the exons ATGTATAACACCATTACGAG CATGACCCCTTCATGGTCTGTCGTTGTGATGTGGCTGCTGGTTGGCTTTGTCTCTGGAGGTCCTCTGACTTCGTTAGACCTCGACAACGG ACCATCATTCGACCCACATGATGGCAATAGCACCGAAAGGAATGGCAACTACACCGA GTCGCCTGAAGACCCCGCACC ACCATCATTCGACCCACATGATGGCAATAGCACCGAAAGGAATGGCAACTACACCGA GTCGCCTGAAGACCCCGCACC ACCATCATTCGACCGACATGATGGCAATAGCACCGAAAGGAATGGCAACTACACCGA GTCGCCTGAAGACCCCGCACC GGTTTTTCTGAATACACC AGGCATTGGTTGGCCAACACGCGGTGTTCATTCAAAACCGCCGTCAGGGGACCTGATTGCAGGAATGATGACGATGCATTATAATTCGCCTGAAGACCCCGCACC ACCATCATTCGACCGACATGATGGCAATAGCACCGAAAGGAATGGCAACTACACCGA GTCGCCTGAAGACCCCGCACC GGTTTTTCTGAATACACC AGGCATTGGTTGGCCAACACGCGGTGTTCATCCAAAACCGGCGTCAGGGGACCTGATTGCAGGAGAGACGACGATGGATTATTATGGGaatggcaaaaaataa
- the LOC115542704 gene encoding WAS/WASL-interacting protein family member 1 isoform X4, whose amino-acid sequence MFSRSLLVKPSSSMTPSWSVVVMWLLVGFVSGGPLTSLDLDNGPSFDPHDGNSTERNGNYTESPEDPAPPSFDPHDGNSTERNGNYTESPEDPAPPSFDRHDGNSTERNGNYTESPEDPAPVFLNTPGIGWPTRGVHSKPPSGDLIAGMMTMHYNSPEDPAPPSFDRHDGNSTERNGNYTESPEDPAPPSQVAEKNRSKNKRFF is encoded by the exons ATGTTCTCTCGTTCACTGCTTGTGAAACCTTCCAGCAGCATGACCCCTTCATGGTCTGTCGTTGTGATGTGGCTGCTGGTTGGCTTTGTCTCTGGAGGTCCTCTGACTTCGTTAGACCTCGACAACGG ACCATCATTCGACCCACATGATGGCAATAGCACCGAAAGGAATGGCAACTACACCGA GTCGCCTGAAGACCCCGCACC ACCATCATTCGACCCACATGATGGCAATAGCACCGAAAGGAATGGCAACTACACCGA GTCGCCTGAAGACCCCGCACC ACCATCATTCGACCGACATGATGGCAATAGCACCGAAAGGAATGGCAACTACACCGA GTCGCCTGAAGACCCCGCACC GGTTTTTCTGAATACACC AGGCATTGGTTGGCCAACACGCGGTGTTCATTCAAAACCGCCGTCAGGGGACCTGATTGCAGGAATGATGACGATGCATTATAATTCGCCTGAAGACCCCGCACC ACCATCATTCGACCGACATGATGGCAATAGCACCGAAAGGAATGGCAACTACACCGA GTCGCCTGAAGACCCCGCACC CCCGTCACAAGTGGCTGAGAAGAATCGTAGCAAAAATAAAA GGTTTTTCTGA
- the LOC115542704 gene encoding uncharacterized protein LOC115542704 isoform X7, which produces MFSRSLLVKPSSSMTPSWSVVVMWLLVGFVSGGPLTSLDLDNGPSFDPHDGNSTERNGNYTESPEDPAPPSFDRHDGNSTERNGNYTESPEDPAPVFLNTPGIGWPTRGVHSKPPSGDLIAGMMTMHYNSPEDPAPPSFDRHDGNSTERNGNYTESPEDPAPVFLNTPGIGWPTRGVHPKPASGDLIAGETTMDYYGNGKK; this is translated from the exons ATGTTCTCTCGTTCACTGCTTGTGAAACCTTCCAGCAGCATGACCCCTTCATGGTCTGTCGTTGTGATGTGGCTGCTGGTTGGCTTTGTCTCTGGAGGTCCTCTGACTTCGTTAGACCTCGACAACGG ACCATCATTCGACCCACATGATGGCAATAGCACCGAAAGGAATGGCAACTACACCGA GTCGCCTGAAGACCCCGCACC ACCATCATTCGACCGACATGATGGCAATAGCACCGAAAGGAATGGCAACTACACCGA GTCGCCTGAAGACCCCGCACC GGTTTTTCTGAATACACC AGGCATTGGTTGGCCAACACGCGGTGTTCATTCAAAACCGCCGTCAGGGGACCTGATTGCAGGAATGATGACGATGCATTATAATTCGCCTGAAGACCCCGCACC ACCATCATTCGACCGACATGATGGCAATAGCACCGAAAGGAATGGCAACTACACCGA GTCGCCTGAAGACCCCGCACC GGTTTTTCTGAATACACC AGGCATTGGTTGGCCAACACGCGGTGTTCATCCAAAACCGGCGTCAGGGGACCTGATTGCAGGAGAGACGACGATGGATTATTATGGGaatggcaaaaaataa
- the LOC115542704 gene encoding BUD13 homolog isoform X1: MFSRSLLVKPSSSMTPSWSVVVMWLLVGFVSGGPLTSLDLDNGPSFDPHDGNSTERNGNYTESPEDPAPPSFDPHDGNSTERNGNYTESPEDPAPPSFDRHDGNSTERNGNYTESPEDPAPVFLNTPGIGWPTRGVHSKPPSGDLIAGMMTMHYNSPEDPAPPSFDRHDGNSTERNGNYTESPEDPAPVFLNTPGIGWPTRGVHPKPASGDLIAGETTMDYYGNGKK, encoded by the exons ATGTTCTCTCGTTCACTGCTTGTGAAACCTTCCAGCAGCATGACCCCTTCATGGTCTGTCGTTGTGATGTGGCTGCTGGTTGGCTTTGTCTCTGGAGGTCCTCTGACTTCGTTAGACCTCGACAACGG ACCATCATTCGACCCACATGATGGCAATAGCACCGAAAGGAATGGCAACTACACCGA GTCGCCTGAAGACCCCGCACC ACCATCATTCGACCCACATGATGGCAATAGCACCGAAAGGAATGGCAACTACACCGA GTCGCCTGAAGACCCCGCACC ACCATCATTCGACCGACATGATGGCAATAGCACCGAAAGGAATGGCAACTACACCGA GTCGCCTGAAGACCCCGCACC GGTTTTTCTGAATACACC AGGCATTGGTTGGCCAACACGCGGTGTTCATTCAAAACCGCCGTCAGGGGACCTGATTGCAGGAATGATGACGATGCATTATAATTCGCCTGAAGACCCCGCACC ACCATCATTCGACCGACATGATGGCAATAGCACCGAAAGGAATGGCAACTACACCGA GTCGCCTGAAGACCCCGCACC GGTTTTTCTGAATACACC AGGCATTGGTTGGCCAACACGCGGTGTTCATCCAAAACCGGCGTCAGGGGACCTGATTGCAGGAGAGACGACGATGGATTATTATGGGaatggcaaaaaataa
- the LOC115542704 gene encoding uncharacterized protein LOC115542704 isoform X5: MFSRSLLVKPSSSMTPSWSVVVMWLLVGFVSGGPLTSLDLDNGPSFDPHDGNSTERNGNYTESPEDPAPPSFDPHDGNSTERNGNYTESPEDPAPVFLNTPGIGWPTRGVHSKPPSGDLIAGMMTMHYNSPEDPAPPSFDRHDGNSTERNGNYTESPEDPAPVFLNTPGIGWPTRGVHPKPASGDLIAGETTMDYYGNGKK, translated from the exons ATGTTCTCTCGTTCACTGCTTGTGAAACCTTCCAGCAGCATGACCCCTTCATGGTCTGTCGTTGTGATGTGGCTGCTGGTTGGCTTTGTCTCTGGAGGTCCTCTGACTTCGTTAGACCTCGACAACGG ACCATCATTCGACCCACATGATGGCAATAGCACCGAAAGGAATGGCAACTACACCGA GTCGCCTGAAGACCCCGCACC ACCATCATTCGACCCACATGATGGCAATAGCACCGAAAGGAATGGCAACTACACCGA GTCGCCTGAAGACCCCGCACC GGTTTTTCTGAATACACC AGGCATTGGTTGGCCAACACGCGGTGTTCATTCAAAACCGCCGTCAGGGGACCTGATTGCAGGAATGATGACGATGCATTATAATTCGCCTGAAGACCCCGCACC ACCATCATTCGACCGACATGATGGCAATAGCACCGAAAGGAATGGCAACTACACCGA GTCGCCTGAAGACCCCGCACC GGTTTTTCTGAATACACC AGGCATTGGTTGGCCAACACGCGGTGTTCATCCAAAACCGGCGTCAGGGGACCTGATTGCAGGAGAGACGACGATGGATTATTATGGGaatggcaaaaaataa
- the LOC115542704 gene encoding uncharacterized protein LOC115542704 isoform X9 — MMAIAPKGMATTPSRLKTPHHHHSTHMMAIAPKGMATTPSRLKTPHHHHSTDMMAIAPKGMATTPSRLKTPHHHHSTDMMAIAPKGMATTPSRLKTPHRFF, encoded by the exons ATGATGGCAATAGCACCGAAAGGAATGGCAACTACACCGA GTCGCCTGAAGACCCCGCACC ACCATCATTCGACCCACATGATGGCAATAGCACCGAAAGGAATGGCAACTACACCGA GTCGCCTGAAGACCCCGCACC ACCATCATTCGACCGACATGATGGCAATAGCACCGAAAGGAATGGCAACTACACCGA GTCGCCTGAAGACCCCGCACC ACCATCATTCGACCGACATGATGGCAATAGCACCGAAAGGAATGGCAACTACACCGA GTCGCCTGAAGACCCCGCACC GGTTTTTCTGA
- the LOC115542704 gene encoding uncharacterized protein LOC115542704 isoform X8 — protein MMAIAPKGMATTPSRLKTPHHHHSTHMMAIAPKGMATTPSRLKTPHHHHSTDMMAIAPKGMATTPSRLKTPHHHHSTDMMAIAPKGMATTPSRLKTPHPRHKWLRRIVAKIKGFSEYTRHWLANTRCSSKTGVRGPDCRRDDDGLLWEWQKIIILL, from the exons ATGATGGCAATAGCACCGAAAGGAATGGCAACTACACCGA GTCGCCTGAAGACCCCGCACC ACCATCATTCGACCCACATGATGGCAATAGCACCGAAAGGAATGGCAACTACACCGA GTCGCCTGAAGACCCCGCACC ACCATCATTCGACCGACATGATGGCAATAGCACCGAAAGGAATGGCAACTACACCGA GTCGCCTGAAGACCCCGCACC ACCATCATTCGACCGACATGATGGCAATAGCACCGAAAGGAATGGCAACTACACCGA GTCGCCTGAAGACCCCGCACC CCCGTCACAAGTGGCTGAGAAGAATCGTAGCAAAAATAAAA GGTTTTTCTGAATACACC AGGCATTGGTTGGCCAACACGCGGTGTTCATCCAAAACCGGCGTCAGGGGACCTGATTGCAGGAGAGACGACGATGGATTATTATGGGaatggcaaaaaataataatattattatga